From Mycolicibacterium nivoides, a single genomic window includes:
- the thiC gene encoding phosphomethylpyrimidine synthase ThiC, which translates to MSSFFDASSSGTVDPSVTIGPITGSTKVYREIDHDGATLRVPFRRVNLTNSEHLDLYDTSGPYTDDDAAIDLNAGLAPRLGVQKGRGTQLQRARAGEITAEMAYIAEREGVSPELVRDEVARGRAVIPANHNHPEAEPMIIGKAFGVKVNANIGNSAVTSSIGEEVDKMVWATRWGADTIMDLSTGRNIHETREWILRNSPVPVGTVPIYQALEKVNGDPTKLTWEMYRDTVIEQCEQGVDYMTVHAGVLLRYIPLTVKRVTGIVSRGGSIMAAWCLAHHTESFLYTHFEELCEILARYDVTFSLGDGLRPGSIADANDEAQFAELRTLGELTRIAKSHGVQVMIEGPGHVPMHKIVENVRLEEELCEEAPFYTLGPLATDIAPAYDHITSAIGAAIIAQAGTAMLCYVTPKEHLGLPDRKDVKDGVIAYKIAAHAADLAKGHPRAQQRDDALSKARFEFRWHDQFALSLDPDTAREFHDETLPAEPAKTAHFCSMCGPKFCSMRITQDIRDAYPDGVPDDIAAGMAAKSQEFADHGNRVYLPLTT; encoded by the coding sequence ATGAGTAGTTTTTTTGACGCCTCCTCCAGTGGCACGGTCGACCCGTCGGTCACGATCGGTCCGATCACCGGAAGTACGAAGGTCTATCGCGAGATCGACCATGACGGCGCGACACTGCGGGTGCCGTTTCGCCGGGTGAACCTCACCAACTCCGAACATCTCGACCTGTACGACACCTCGGGTCCGTACACCGACGACGATGCGGCGATCGACCTGAACGCCGGCCTCGCGCCACGGCTTGGGGTGCAGAAGGGTCGCGGCACCCAGCTGCAGCGGGCCCGCGCCGGGGAGATCACCGCTGAGATGGCATATATCGCTGAACGCGAAGGGGTTTCGCCCGAATTGGTGCGCGACGAGGTGGCACGGGGCCGCGCGGTGATCCCGGCCAACCACAACCACCCCGAAGCCGAGCCGATGATCATCGGCAAGGCGTTCGGGGTGAAAGTCAATGCCAATATCGGCAATTCGGCCGTCACCTCCTCGATCGGCGAGGAGGTGGACAAGATGGTGTGGGCCACCCGGTGGGGCGCTGACACCATCATGGACCTGTCCACCGGGCGCAACATCCACGAGACGCGGGAATGGATCCTGCGCAACTCGCCGGTTCCGGTCGGCACCGTGCCGATCTACCAGGCACTGGAGAAGGTCAACGGCGACCCGACCAAGTTGACGTGGGAGATGTACCGCGACACCGTGATCGAGCAGTGCGAGCAGGGTGTCGACTACATGACCGTGCACGCCGGGGTGCTGCTGCGCTACATCCCCCTGACCGTCAAGCGGGTCACCGGGATCGTGTCCCGGGGCGGGTCGATCATGGCGGCCTGGTGCCTGGCACATCACACCGAGTCGTTCCTCTACACCCACTTCGAGGAACTCTGCGAGATCCTGGCCCGCTACGACGTGACGTTCTCGCTCGGCGACGGGCTGCGGCCCGGGTCGATCGCCGACGCCAACGACGAGGCCCAGTTCGCCGAGCTGCGCACCCTGGGCGAGCTGACCAGGATCGCGAAATCCCATGGCGTGCAGGTGATGATCGAAGGCCCGGGCCACGTCCCGATGCACAAGATCGTCGAGAACGTGCGCCTGGAGGAAGAGCTCTGCGAAGAAGCGCCGTTCTACACGCTCGGCCCGCTGGCCACCGACATCGCCCCGGCCTACGACCACATCACCTCGGCGATCGGCGCGGCCATCATCGCCCAGGCCGGCACCGCGATGCTGTGCTACGTCACGCCCAAGGAGCACCTGGGCCTGCCCGACCGCAAAGACGTCAAGGACGGGGTGATCGCCTACAAGATCGCCGCGCACGCCGCCGACCTCGCCAAGGGGCACCCGCGGGCGCAGCAGCGTGACGACGCGCTCTCGAAAGCTCGGTTCGAATTCCGCTGGCACGATCAGTTCGCGTTGTCGCTGGATCCCGACACTGCCCGCGAGTTCCACGACGAGACGTTGCCCGCCGAACCAGCCAAGACGGCGCACTTCTGCTCGATGTGCGGCCCCAAGTTCTGCTCGATGCGTATCACGCAGGACATCAGGGACGCCTATCCCGACGGCGTGCCCGACGACATCGCAGCGGGCATGGCCGCCAAGTCCCAGGAGTTCGCCGACCACGGCAACCGCGTCTATCTACCCTTGACGACGTGA
- the thiD gene encoding bifunctional hydroxymethylpyrimidine kinase/phosphomethylpyrimidine kinase produces MNYLPLTPAGDTPLRVMTIAGSDSGGGAGIQADMRTFAMLGLHGCVAVTAVTVQNSVGVKGFHEIPLDVVSGQISAVTSDIGIQAAKTGMLASSEIITTIAETWRAEGLAGTVPLVVDPVCASMHGDPLLHHSALDALRTELFPLATLVTPNLDEVRLLVGVEVVDQASQRDAARALHALGPQWALVKGGHLRSSSASPDLLFDGTDFHEFQAPRVDTGNDHGAGDTLAAATACALAHGYSVPQAVEFGKAWVTECIRTAYPLGHGHGPVNALFRLQS; encoded by the coding sequence GTGAACTACTTGCCGTTGACGCCCGCGGGTGACACCCCGCTGCGGGTGATGACCATCGCCGGGTCCGACTCCGGCGGTGGTGCCGGGATCCAGGCCGACATGCGGACCTTCGCGATGCTCGGCCTGCACGGCTGCGTCGCGGTCACCGCGGTGACCGTGCAGAACTCGGTCGGCGTCAAGGGTTTCCACGAGATCCCGCTCGACGTCGTCTCGGGCCAGATCTCGGCGGTGACCTCCGATATCGGCATCCAGGCCGCCAAGACCGGGATGCTGGCCTCCTCGGAGATCATCACCACGATCGCCGAGACCTGGCGGGCCGAGGGGCTGGCCGGAACCGTGCCGTTGGTCGTCGACCCGGTGTGCGCATCGATGCACGGTGATCCCCTGCTGCATCACAGTGCACTGGACGCGCTGCGAACGGAGCTGTTCCCGCTGGCCACGCTGGTCACCCCGAACCTCGACGAGGTCCGATTGCTGGTGGGCGTCGAGGTCGTCGACCAGGCATCGCAACGGGACGCGGCGCGCGCCCTGCATGCCCTCGGCCCACAGTGGGCGCTGGTCAAGGGTGGGCACCTGCGCTCGTCATCGGCAAGCCCGGACCTCCTGTTCGACGGCACCGACTTCCACGAGTTCCAGGCGCCGCGGGTCGACACCGGCAACGACCACGGTGCCGGCGATACCCTCGCCGCCGCGACGGCTTGCGCTCTGGCACATGGCTATTCAGTTCCCCAGGCGGTGGAGTTCGGCAAGGCCTGGGTGACCGAATGCATCCGCACGGCCTATCCGCTGGGTCATGGCCACGGCCCGGTGAACGCGCTGTTCCGGTTGCAGTCATGA
- a CDS encoding alpha/beta family hydrolase, giving the protein MNLEAIAGVAHEPDGPAQGVVVLTHGAGGNRDSAMLVKLCDEWASRGWLAIRYNLPYRRRRPKGPPSGSAAGDQEGIAEAIALARTLADGPVIAGGHSYGGRMTSMVAADEDSGAGPDVLTLFSYPLHPPGKPERARTEHLSRITVPTVFTHGTADPFGTIEELTAATALVGGPTELVVIEGARHDLGSKRLDVPALAVDAALRAVDIVEP; this is encoded by the coding sequence ATGAACCTCGAGGCGATCGCGGGCGTCGCGCACGAGCCGGACGGGCCCGCGCAGGGCGTCGTCGTCCTCACCCACGGGGCCGGCGGTAATCGCGACTCGGCGATGCTGGTCAAGCTCTGCGACGAGTGGGCCTCCCGCGGCTGGCTGGCCATCCGCTACAACCTGCCGTATCGCCGTCGCAGGCCCAAGGGACCACCGTCGGGATCGGCGGCCGGTGACCAGGAAGGGATCGCCGAGGCGATCGCACTGGCCCGCACCCTGGCCGATGGTCCCGTGATCGCGGGCGGGCACTCCTACGGCGGGCGGATGACCTCGATGGTCGCCGCCGACGAAGACAGCGGGGCAGGCCCGGACGTGCTGACACTGTTCTCCTACCCGCTGCATCCGCCGGGCAAGCCGGAACGCGCCCGCACCGAGCATCTGTCCCGCATCACGGTGCCCACGGTGTTCACCCACGGCACCGCCGACCCGTTCGGCACGATCGAGGAGCTCACGGCCGCGACAGCTTTGGTGGGCGGACCGACCGAGCTCGTCGTCATCGAGGGTGCCCGCCACGACCTCGGATCCAAGCGCCTGGACGTGCCCGCCCTCGCGGTTGATGCGGCGTTACGGGCAGTCGATATCGTCGAACCATGA
- a CDS encoding septum formation family protein — MTYPPGPHGPQGHNYPPPPPQPYSTGPDQFSALPKKSSAPKWALLGVVVLAAIVVAAGAVFYFARDRGATEASQVRSGDCLTEIPDSSRVLYVKTVSCDQPHKGEVFAVLPLPDGAFPGDAAVVKYADKCAPALNEYAPDANSESGIQLFVLYPTADSWQRGDRSVTCIATSKNPRTGKIE, encoded by the coding sequence ATGACCTACCCGCCCGGTCCCCACGGCCCGCAGGGCCACAACTACCCGCCCCCGCCTCCGCAGCCGTATTCCACCGGTCCTGACCAGTTCTCGGCGCTACCGAAGAAATCCTCGGCGCCCAAGTGGGCGCTGCTGGGTGTCGTGGTGTTGGCGGCGATCGTGGTCGCCGCGGGTGCGGTGTTCTACTTCGCGCGGGACCGCGGCGCCACCGAGGCGAGCCAGGTCCGGTCGGGCGATTGTCTTACCGAGATCCCCGACAGCAGCCGCGTGCTGTACGTCAAGACGGTGAGTTGCGATCAGCCGCACAAGGGTGAGGTGTTCGCAGTGCTGCCACTGCCCGACGGGGCCTTCCCCGGCGACGCCGCGGTGGTCAAATACGCCGACAAGTGCGCGCCGGCACTCAATGAGTACGCCCCGGACGCCAACTCGGAATCCGGCATCCAGCTCTTCGTTTTGTACCCGACCGCGGACTCCTGGCAACGCGGCGACCGCAGCGTGACATGCATCGCTACCAGCAAGAATCCCCGCACCGGAAAAATAGAGTAA
- a CDS encoding cytochrome P450 codes for MVEIDTRTAAATLPLAPRNPLSYRQTIKSMRSFIEGHQRLRDAGGPVSRMVLGPRWLIPPVLLVTSPQGARDVLGRRDSVADRGTAINMVELRRLMGGNLLNLPHERWLPRRRTLQPMFTKRNVPQYAGHMAAAAHTIADGWRDGATVDLDVACRALTLRALGRSVFGVDLDERADEVGPALRTALSWISDRSVRPVNFPQWVPTGGQRRAKAANARLHRLGAEILAAVRTDPDRDAPLVRALIEARDPDTGRQLTDDEICDELVLFMLAGHDTTSTTLCYSLWALGRNPELQSRVHEEVAALGDRTLTPEDVPLLEHTVRVLHEALRLCPPGAGTPRMLNEEVTVDGYRAEAGTMAMVNFYVMHRDPTLWDDPLTFDPDRFTPERSAGRNRWQYLPFGGGPRSCVGDHFAMLEATLALATIVREVSVTSLHDDFPVETPFTVIAAGPIPARITRRSTP; via the coding sequence ATGGTCGAGATCGATACGCGGACGGCCGCAGCCACCCTGCCGCTCGCACCGCGCAATCCCCTGTCCTACCGACAAACAATCAAGTCGATGCGGTCCTTCATCGAGGGGCATCAGCGGCTCCGCGACGCCGGAGGCCCCGTCAGCCGGATGGTGCTGGGCCCCCGGTGGCTGATCCCCCCGGTCCTGTTGGTCACCTCCCCGCAGGGCGCCCGGGATGTCCTGGGTCGCCGCGATTCGGTCGCCGATCGCGGCACCGCCATCAACATGGTCGAACTGCGCCGACTGATGGGCGGCAACCTGCTGAATCTGCCGCATGAGCGCTGGCTGCCGCGCCGGCGCACGCTGCAGCCGATGTTCACCAAGCGGAACGTCCCGCAGTACGCGGGGCACATGGCCGCCGCGGCGCACACGATCGCTGATGGCTGGCGCGACGGTGCGACCGTCGATCTGGATGTCGCGTGCCGGGCACTCACGCTGCGGGCGCTGGGCCGGTCGGTGTTCGGCGTGGATCTCGACGAGCGGGCCGATGAGGTGGGCCCGGCGCTGCGTACCGCCTTGTCCTGGATTTCCGATCGGTCGGTCCGGCCGGTCAACTTCCCGCAGTGGGTGCCCACCGGCGGCCAGCGCCGGGCCAAGGCGGCCAATGCCCGCCTGCATCGGCTGGGCGCCGAGATCCTCGCCGCCGTGCGGACCGATCCCGATAGGGACGCGCCGCTGGTGCGCGCGCTGATCGAGGCGCGTGACCCGGATACCGGCCGGCAGCTGACCGACGACGAAATCTGCGATGAATTGGTGCTTTTCATGCTCGCCGGGCATGACACCACCTCGACGACGCTGTGTTACTCGCTGTGGGCGCTGGGCCGCAACCCCGAGCTGCAGTCCCGCGTGCACGAAGAAGTCGCGGCGCTGGGCGACCGCACGCTGACCCCCGAGGACGTGCCGCTCCTCGAGCACACCGTGCGGGTGCTGCACGAGGCGTTGCGGCTGTGCCCGCCCGGCGCAGGCACGCCTCGGATGCTCAACGAGGAGGTGACGGTCGACGGCTACCGCGCCGAGGCCGGCACGATGGCGATGGTCAACTTCTATGTCATGCATCGCGACCCGACGCTGTGGGACGATCCGCTGACCTTCGACCCGGACCGATTCACCCCCGAGCGTTCGGCCGGTCGAAACCGTTGGCAGTACCTGCCTTTCGGCGGTGGTCCGCGGTCCTGCGTCGGCGATCACTTCGCCATGCTGGAGGCCACCTTGGCGCTGGCGACCATCGTGCGCGAGGTCTCCGTGACCTCCCTGCACGACGACTTCCCGGTGGAGACCCCCTTCACCGTCATCGCCGCGGGGCCGATCCCGGCCCGCATCACCAGAAGGAGTACGCCATGA
- a CDS encoding DUF3303 domain-containing protein produces MKFIVHWTQSQANYRDGIEKFKKTGGQVPEGSTMLGRWWGMNGQGFAIVETDDAKLMFESVAEWGEFLTFDVTPCVEDTEAGEVIAKLF; encoded by the coding sequence ATGAAATTCATTGTGCACTGGACTCAGTCGCAGGCGAACTACCGGGACGGGATCGAGAAGTTCAAGAAGACCGGCGGCCAGGTTCCGGAAGGATCGACGATGCTCGGCCGTTGGTGGGGGATGAACGGCCAGGGCTTCGCCATCGTGGAGACCGACGACGCCAAGCTCATGTTCGAGTCGGTGGCCGAATGGGGCGAGTTCCTCACTTTCGACGTCACACCCTGCGTTGAGGACACCGAGGCCGGCGAGGTGATCGCCAAGCTGTTCTGA
- a CDS encoding DUF5996 family protein, whose amino-acid sequence MSTPSDNAWPALRVSDWEPTRDTLHMWTQIVGKIRLTYSPLLNHWWEVTLYVSPRGLTTSSIPYRNRLFDMEFDFIDHVLAIRTSDGGSGSVTLAPKSVAEFYAETLSALDQLGIEARIHARPNEVDPAIPFAEDRQHASYDPHAANLFWRQLVQAHRVISDFRAYFIGKASPVHFFWGSFDLACTRFSGRPAPEHPGGAPNCPNGVMVEGYSHELSSCGFWPGGGEEGAFYAYAYPEPEGFADYRIGPDAAFYSQDFKQFLLPYEAVRTSADPDRALTEFLQSTYAAAADLADWDRASLECDPKRWS is encoded by the coding sequence ATGAGCACACCGTCCGACAACGCCTGGCCCGCGCTGCGGGTATCGGATTGGGAACCCACGCGCGACACCCTTCACATGTGGACGCAGATCGTCGGGAAGATCCGCCTGACGTACTCTCCGCTGCTCAACCACTGGTGGGAGGTCACGCTGTATGTGAGTCCGCGCGGCCTGACCACGTCATCGATTCCGTACCGAAACCGGCTGTTCGACATGGAGTTCGATTTCATCGACCACGTGCTCGCGATCCGCACGAGCGACGGCGGCTCGGGCAGCGTCACGCTGGCGCCCAAATCGGTCGCCGAGTTCTACGCCGAAACCCTGTCCGCACTCGATCAATTGGGCATCGAGGCACGAATCCACGCCCGGCCCAACGAGGTTGACCCCGCCATACCTTTTGCCGAAGATCGCCAGCACGCGTCGTACGACCCGCACGCCGCCAACCTGTTCTGGCGGCAGTTGGTACAGGCACACCGGGTGATCAGTGACTTCCGGGCATATTTCATCGGCAAGGCGAGTCCCGTGCACTTCTTCTGGGGTTCGTTCGACCTGGCTTGCACGAGATTCTCCGGCCGGCCCGCACCCGAGCACCCCGGCGGCGCACCCAACTGCCCCAACGGCGTGATGGTGGAAGGGTATTCGCACGAGTTGAGCAGTTGCGGCTTCTGGCCGGGCGGTGGCGAGGAGGGTGCGTTCTACGCGTACGCCTATCCCGAGCCGGAGGGATTCGCCGACTACCGCATCGGCCCGGACGCGGCCTTCTACAGCCAGGACTTCAAACAGTTCCTGCTGCCCTACGAGGCGGTGCGGACGTCCGCCGATCCCGACCGTGCGCTGACGGAATTCCTGCAGTCCACCTACGCCGCCGCGGCCGACCTGGCCGACTGGGACCGCGCGAGCCTCGAGTGCGATCCGAAGCGCTGGAGCTGA